One Loxodonta africana isolate mLoxAfr1 chromosome 8, mLoxAfr1.hap2, whole genome shotgun sequence DNA window includes the following coding sequences:
- the LUC7L2 gene encoding putative RNA-binding protein Luc7-like 2 isoform X9 yields the protein MDLGECLKVHDLALRADYEIASKEQDFFFELDAMDHLQSFIADCDRRTEVAKKRLAETQEEISAEVAAKAERVHELNEEIGKLLAKVEQLGAEGNVEESQKVMDEVEKARAKKREAEEVYRNSMPASSFQQQKLRVCEVCSAYLGLHDNDRRLADHFGGKLHLGFIEIREKLEELKRVVAEKQEKRNLERLKRREEREREEREKLRRSRSHSKNPKRSRSREHRRHRSRSMSRERKRRTRSKSREKRHRHRSRSSSRSRSRSHQRSRHSSRDRSRERSKRRSSKERFRDQDIASRDRDRNSRDRSPRDRDRKDKNRSYESANGRSEDRRSSEEREAGEI from the exons atggatcttggagaatgtcTGAAAGTGCATGACCTGGCTTTAAGAGCGGATTATGAAATTGCGTCCAAAGAACAAGACTTCTTCTTCGAGCTTGAT GCCATGGACCATCTGCAGTCATTTATTGCGGATTGTGATAGAAGAACAGAAGTGGCCAAGAAAAGATTAGCAGAAACTCAAGAAGAAATTAGTGCTGAAGTCGCCGCAAAG GCAGAGCGTGTTCATGAGTTAAATGAAGAAATTGGTAAATTGTTAGCTAAGGTGGAACAACTGGGAGCTGAAGGCAATGTGGAGGAATCCCAGAAAGTGATGGATGAGGTGGAGAAAGCACGGGCGAAGAAGAGAGAAGCCGAG gAAGTTTATCGGAATTCTATGCCAGCTTCCAGTTTCCAGCAGCAGAAACTTCGAGTCTGTGAAGTCTGCTCTGCCTACTTAGGTCTTCATGATAATGACAGACGACTGGCTGATCACTTTGGGGGTAAACTGCACCTGGGATTTATTGAAATAAGAGAGAAGCTTGAAGAGCTAAAG agagTAGTAGCTGAGAAGCAGGAGAAGAGAAACCTGGAACGTCTGAAacgcagagaagagagggagagggaagaaaggGAGAAGCTGAGGAG GTCCCGATCACATAGCAAGAATCCCAAAAG ATCCAGGTCCAGAGAACACCGCAGACACCGGTCTCGTTCAATGTCCCGGGAACGGAAGAGAAGAACTCGATCTAAGTCTCGTGAGAAACGCCACCGCCACAGATCCCGCTCCAGCAGCCGCAGCCGTAGCCGCAGCCACCAGCGAAGTCGGCATAGTTCTAGAGATAGGAGCAGGGAGCGCTCCAAGCGGAG ATCCTCAAAAGAAAGATTCAGAGACCAAGACATAGCATCACGTGACAGAGACAGGAATTCAAGAGACAGATCACCTCGTGACAGAGATCGGAAAGATAAGAATCGGTCCTATGAGAGCGCTAATGGCAGATCAGAAGACAGGAGGAGCTCTGAAGAGCGCGAAGCAGGGGAGATATAG
- the LUC7L2 gene encoding putative RNA-binding protein Luc7-like 2 isoform X8 — MGDTTRQRIKFSDDRVCKSHLLNCCPHDVLSGTRMDLGECLKVHDLALRADYEIASKEQDFFFELDAMDHLQSFIADCDRRTEVAKKRLAETQEEISAEVAAKAERVHELNEEIGKLLAKVEQLGAEGNVEESQKVMDEVEKARAKKREAEEVYRNSMPASSFQQQKLRVCEVCSAYLGLHDNDRRLADHFGGKLHLGFIEIREKLEELKRVVAEKQEKRNLERLKRREEREREEREKLRRSRSHSKNPKRSRSREHRRHRSRSMSRERKRRTRSKSREKRHRHRSRSSSRSRSRSHQRSRHSSRDRSRERSKRRSSKERFRDQDIASRDRDRNSRDRSPRDRDRKDKNRSYESANGRSEDRRSSEEREAGEI; from the exons AgaatggatcttggagaatgtcTGAAAGTGCATGACCTGGCTTTAAGAGCGGATTATGAAATTGCGTCCAAAGAACAAGACTTCTTCTTCGAGCTTGAT GCCATGGACCATCTGCAGTCATTTATTGCGGATTGTGATAGAAGAACAGAAGTGGCCAAGAAAAGATTAGCAGAAACTCAAGAAGAAATTAGTGCTGAAGTCGCCGCAAAG GCAGAGCGTGTTCATGAGTTAAATGAAGAAATTGGTAAATTGTTAGCTAAGGTGGAACAACTGGGAGCTGAAGGCAATGTGGAGGAATCCCAGAAAGTGATGGATGAGGTGGAGAAAGCACGGGCGAAGAAGAGAGAAGCCGAG gAAGTTTATCGGAATTCTATGCCAGCTTCCAGTTTCCAGCAGCAGAAACTTCGAGTCTGTGAAGTCTGCTCTGCCTACTTAGGTCTTCATGATAATGACAGACGACTGGCTGATCACTTTGGGGGTAAACTGCACCTGGGATTTATTGAAATAAGAGAGAAGCTTGAAGAGCTAAAG agagTAGTAGCTGAGAAGCAGGAGAAGAGAAACCTGGAACGTCTGAAacgcagagaagagagggagagggaagaaaggGAGAAGCTGAGGAG GTCCCGATCACATAGCAAGAATCCCAAAAG ATCCAGGTCCAGAGAACACCGCAGACACCGGTCTCGTTCAATGTCCCGGGAACGGAAGAGAAGAACTCGATCTAAGTCTCGTGAGAAACGCCACCGCCACAGATCCCGCTCCAGCAGCCGCAGCCGTAGCCGCAGCCACCAGCGAAGTCGGCATAGTTCTAGAGATAGGAGCAGGGAGCGCTCCAAGCGGAG ATCCTCAAAAGAAAGATTCAGAGACCAAGACATAGCATCACGTGACAGAGACAGGAATTCAAGAGACAGATCACCTCGTGACAGAGATCGGAAAGATAAGAATCGGTCCTATGAGAGCGCTAATGGCAGATCAGAAGACAGGAGGAGCTCTGAAGAGCGCGAAGCAGGGGAGATATAG